The following proteins come from a genomic window of Trifolium pratense cultivar HEN17-A07 linkage group LG4, ARS_RC_1.1, whole genome shotgun sequence:
- the LOC123922030 gene encoding uncharacterized protein LOC123922030 produces MAYAQPQKETKTIPLKVVVNTYSKKVVFVEATKDFVDTLFSFLSLPPGTIVRLLATTNNNNDQQQLPESSPFLENIKNLYQSVQNITSNDVWNNPACKQILLRPRNPCESMCNELFLNIDDTESTSKFYVCSFCDKFTTFENLNCTCGNPPDRQPRKLDSDGQGNNEQNGIFVRESGPMFLVSDDLKIVPSSLLTSTKMVIEAKIPNLIQLKEVTCNIGEQEILNFLKYALTSHEPLTNTILARSSRNKCNSPNKSASTVGLMHFIGDSRSKMDIKVLQSISQKKIIIAEAGGDFVDFIFSFLTMPLGSIVKLLGANSFAGCVGNLYESVKNLDPTSVLLNPGIAPQFSCPNQPLNIPHAIPPCNVYYYGTETRKRMRDHHYNNTEKEKIQEVISRSCESVFYRRNVTALDPKVGTVGFVKRATLYGVGDDLKVTPLAANSVVSYLKEYASSL; encoded by the exons ATGGCTTATGCACAACCACAAAAAGAGACAAAAACAATTCCCCTCAAAGTTGTGGTGAACACATACAGCAAAAAAGTTGTATTTGTGGAAGCAACTAAGGACTTTGTTGACACTCTCTTCAGCTTCCTATCTCTACCACCTGGTACCATTGTCCGCCTTTTagccaccaccaacaacaacaatgacCAACAACAACTCCCAGAATCATCACCATTCCTTGAAAACATCAAAAACCTCTACCAAAGCGTTCAAAACATAACCTCAAATGATGTTTGGAACAACCCTGCATGCAAACAAATATTGTTGCGTCCTAGGAATCCGTGTGAATCAATGTGCAATGAGTTGTTCTTGAATATTGATGATACTGAATCAACAAGTAAGTTTTATGTGTGTTCTTTTTGTGACAAGTTCACTACTTTTGAAAACCTTAATTGCACCTGCGGAAACCCTCCTGATAGACAGCCTAGGAAATTGGATTCTGATGGTCAGGGGAATAATGAACAAAATGGGATCTTCGTTAGAGAAAGTGGACCAATGTTTTTGGTGTCTGATGATTTGAAGATTGTGCCAAGTTCCTTGCTGACCTCCACAAAAATGGTGATAGAAGCAAAGATTCCAAACTTGATTCAGCTAAAGGAAGTCACATGCAACATTGGCGAACAGGAG ATATTGAACTTCCTGAAGTATGCCTTAACCTCTCATGAGCCTCTGACAAATACAATTTTGGCAAGAAGCTCAAGGAACAAATGTAACTCACCTAACAAATCTGCATCAACAGTTGGATTAATGCATTTCATAGGTGACAGCAGAAGTAAAatggatattaaggtattgcaAAGTATTTCTCAGAAAAAGATAATCATTGCAGAAGCCGGTGGAGATTTTGTTGACTTCATTTTTAGCTTCCTTACCATGCCATTAGGGTCAATTGTAAAGCTTTTGGGAGCTAACTCTTTTGCTGGATGTGTTGGTAATTTGTACGAGAGTGTAAAGAACTTGGACCCTACTTCTGTGTTACTGAATCCTGGTATAGCACCACAGTTTAGTTGTCCAAACCAGCCCCTCAACATTCCTCATGCAATCCCGCCATGCAATGTATATTATTACGGTACAGAAACGCGAAAGCGGATGAGGGATCATCATTATAATAatacagaaaaagaaaagatacaGGAAGTGATTTCTAGGTCATGTGAATCAGTTTTTTATCGAAGAAACGTGACTGCACTGGACCCAAAAGTAGGTACTGTGGGATTTGTAAAGAGAGCAACATTATATGGTGTAGGAGATGATCTAAAAGTAACACCACTTGCTGCTAATTCCGTCGTTTCGTATTTGAAGGAGTACGCTTCCTCTTTATGA
- the LOC123922031 gene encoding SKP1-like protein 1B, with translation MSSTRKITLKSSDGESFEVDKAVALELQTIKHMIEDNCADVNGIPLLNVSSKILTKVIEYCAKHVEAVSVGEETPCSNEDDLKAWDADFIKVDNSTLFDLILAAKELSINSLLDLTCQSVADMIRGKSPDEIRKIFNIKTAFTLEEEEEIRRENQWAFEGL, from the coding sequence ATGTCATCGACTAGGAAGATCACCCTGAAGAGTTCCGATGGTGAGAGCTTTGAGGTTGACAAGGCGGTGGCGTTGGAATTGCAAACAATCAAGCATATGATTGAGGACAATTGTGCCGACGTCAATGGAATCCCTCTTCTGAACGTAAGTAGCAAGATCTTGACGAAGGTTATTGAGTATTGTGCGAAGCATGTTGAGGCTGTGAGTGTCGGAGAAGAAACACCTTGTAGTAACGAGGATGATCTTAAGGCTTGGGACGCTGATTTCATCAAAGTTGATAATAGTACGCTCTTCGATCTCATTTTGGCTGCAAAAGAATTAAGCATCAATAGCTTGTTGGATCTTACATGTCAAAGTGTAGCAGACATGATCAGGGGTAAATCTCCCGATGAGATTCGCAAGATTTTCAACATTAAGACTGCCTTCACTCTGGAGGAAGAGGAGGAAATTCGTCGTGAAAACCAATGGGCATTCGAAGGATTGTAG
- the LOC123922032 gene encoding SKP1-like protein 1A, with protein MITETSEADCAVLIIDYTTGGFEAGISKDGQTREHAFPCFHPWGSNNIEIKITLKSSDGESFEVDEAVALELQTIKHMIVENCADEGIPLPNVTSRILTKVIEYCKKHVEVARWEEEKSCSNENDLKAWDADFVKVDNDTLCKLLAAAYDLNIKSLLDLTHHTISDIMNGKTPDEIRKLFNIKNDFTPEEEEEIRLENQWAFE; from the exons ATGATTACTGAAACATCCGAAGCTGATTGCGCTGTTCTCATCATTGATTACACAACTGGTGGTTTTGAAGCTGGTATTTCCAAGGATGGTCAGACCCGTGAACATGCCTTTCCTTGCTTTCACCCTTG GGGAAGTAACAATATTGAAATCAAGATCACCCTGAAGAGTTCTGACGGTGAGAGCTTTGAGGTTGACGAGGCGGTGGCGTTGGAGTTGCAAACAATCAAGCATATGATTGTGGAAAATTGTGCTGACGAAGGAATCCCTCTTCCAAACGTGACAAGCAGGATCTTGACAAAGGTTATTGAGTATTGCAAGAAGCATGTTGAGGTTGCGCGTTGGGAAGAAGAAAAATCTTGTAGTAATGAGAATGATCTTAAGGCTTGGGACGCTGATTTCGTCAAAGTTGATAATGATACGCTTTGCAAACTCCTTGCGGCTGCATACGATTTAAACATCAAGAGTCTGCTAGATCTTACACATCATACTATATCGGACATAATGAATGGTAAGACACCGGACGAGATTCGTAAGTTATTCAACATTAAGAATGATTTCACTCcggaggaagaggaagaaattCGTCTTGAAAACCAATGGGCATTTGAATGA